A genomic segment from Nicotiana sylvestris chromosome 1, ASM39365v2, whole genome shotgun sequence encodes:
- the LOC104232690 gene encoding deSI-like protein At4g17486: MKSKLKNGLCSVVPLHLQGESATRFCMFPKVKSACCSPGNIAVYLNVYDLTPVNGYFYWAGIGVFHTGVEVHGVEYAFGAHDYPTSGVFELEPRQCPGFKFRKSVFMGTTYLDPIQFREFIERQSVNYNGDSYHLIAKNCNHFSDDIYYRLTGKRIPKWVNRLARVGSLCNCILPEALKTSTVQHGTNVQNYDSEKRKLRSSFNCLSSISMRQGEREVSMSSLFLHSHYKGCLPLWESKKSRSRSLKEG; the protein is encoded by the coding sequence ATGAAATCAAAATTAAAGAATGGCTTATGTTCTGTGGTGCCTCTTCATTTACAAGGTGAATCTGCAACACGTTTTTGCATGTTCCCCAAAGTGAAGTCAGCTTGCTGTAGTCCAGGAAACATAGCTGTTTACCTTAATGTATATGACTTGACACCCGTTAATGGCTATTTCTACTGGGCAGGCATAGGTGTCTTCCATACAGGGGTGGAAGTTCATGGTGTTGAATATGCTTTCGGAGCACATGACTATCCAACAAGTGGTGTCTTTGAGCTTGAACCTCGTCAGTGCCCTGGCTTTAAATTCAGAAAGTCGGTGTTCATGGGAACAACATATTTAGATCCTATCCAGTTTAGAGAATTCATTGAGCGCCAATCAGTAAACTACAATGGTGACTCATATCATTTAATTGCCAAGAACTGTAATCATTTCTCCGATGATATCTATTACAGGTTGACTGGGAAGCGGATACCTAAATGGGTGAACCGGCTAGCAAGAGTAGGTTCGTTGTGCAATTGCATTCTTCCGGAAGCCCTCAAAACTTCCACGGTACAACATGGCACAAATGTGCAAAACTATGACAGTGAGAAGAGGAAACTAAGAAGCTCTTTCAATTGTTTGTCTTCAATCTCAATGCGTCAAGGTGAGAGAGAAGTATCAATGTCATCGCTGTTCTTGCACTCTCACTATAAAGGCTGCCTTCCACTTTGGGAATCCAAAAAATCTAGAAGCAGGTCTTTGAAGGAAGGATAA